The following proteins come from a genomic window of Triticum aestivum cultivar Chinese Spring chromosome 6A, IWGSC CS RefSeq v2.1, whole genome shotgun sequence:
- the LOC123128707 gene encoding TVP38/TMEM64 family membrane protein slr0305 isoform X1, with amino-acid sequence MARVLPLDIEPGEAHRAGETVASTPSSSAVVSCNRIEHSEQNIKDDEYAMLMTPAQHATADNNTEILPQQPKSSHFSWWMTALLVCFLLIMATYIFVKFGAPFAFEKILFPIMKWEASAFGRPVLALVLVASLALFPLILVPSGPSMWLAGMIFGYGWGFVIIIVGTTLGMVGAYWIGSLFRERLHAWLKRWPQQIALIKLAGEGSWFHQFRVVALFRVSPFPYSIFNYAVAVTEIKFSPYVCGSVAGMTPEAFIYIYSGRLIRTLADVKYGKHKLTTVEIVYSIISFVAAAALTAAFTVYAKKSLNNIKGPDDISEDHQPAAGSAGVTALKNGHQDVHIL; translated from the exons ATGGCACGCGTCCTCCCTCTGGATATCGAGCCCGGGGAGGCGCACAG AGCTGGTGAGACGGTTGCTAGCACGCCAAGCTCTTCAGCTGTGGTGTCATGCAATAGAATTGAGCATTCTGAGCAAAACATAAAGGACGACGAATACGCGATGCTGATGACGCCAGCTCAACATGCAACGGCTGACAACAACACAGAAATTTTACCTCAGCAACCCAAGTCAAGTCACTTCAGTTGGTGGATGACAGCTCTGCTTGTCTGCTTCCTTCTTATAATGGCAACTTATATCTTTGTGAAATTTGGAGCCCCCTTTGCCTTTGAGAAG ATTCTTTTTCCAATCATGAAATGGGAAGCAAGTGCCTTTGGCCGTCCAGTATTGGCTCTTGTCCTCGTCGCATCTTTGGCTCTCTTCCCACTCATTTTAGTCCCCTCTGGACCTTCTATGTGGTTAGCAGGAATGATCTTCGGTTATGGCTGGGGTTTCGTGATTATTATTGTTGGGACTACTCTTGGCATGGTTGGGGCATATTGGATCGGCTCATTGTTCCGCGAGCGACTACAT GCATGGTTAAAGAGATGGCCTCAGCAGATAGCTCTAATAAAGCTTGCTGGCGAAGGGAGTTGGTTCCACCAGTTTCGAGTGGTTGCACTATTCAGAGTCTCACCGTTTCCATACTCGATTTTTAACTATGCCGTGGCTGTGACAGAAATCAAATTCAGCCCTTATGTATGTGGTTCAGTTGCCGGAATGACACCTGAGGCATTCATCTATATCTATAG CGGGCGGTTGATACGTACGTTGGCCGATGTGAAGTATGGCAAGCATAAGTTGACTACAGTGGAGATAGTCTACAGCATAATCTCGTTCGTCGCTGCCGCTGCCCTCACGGCCGCCTTCACAGTTTACGCCAAGAAGTCGCTAAACAACATAAAAGGCCCAGATGATATCTCAGAGGACCACCAACCTGCTGCTGGCTCTGCTGGGGTGACTGCACTAAAAAATGGCCATCAGGACGTGCATATCCTGTAG
- the LOC123128707 gene encoding TVP38/TMEM64 family membrane protein slr0305 isoform X2 — MLMTPAQHATADNNTEILPQQPKSSHFSWWMTALLVCFLLIMATYIFVKFGAPFAFEKILFPIMKWEASAFGRPVLALVLVASLALFPLILVPSGPSMWLAGMIFGYGWGFVIIIVGTTLGMVGAYWIGSLFRERLHAWLKRWPQQIALIKLAGEGSWFHQFRVVALFRVSPFPYSIFNYAVAVTEIKFSPYVCGSVAGMTPEAFIYIYSGRLIRTLADVKYGKHKLTTVEIVYSIISFVAAAALTAAFTVYAKKSLNNIKGPDDISEDHQPAAGSAGVTALKNGHQDVHIL, encoded by the exons ATGCTGATGACGCCAGCTCAACATGCAACGGCTGACAACAACACAGAAATTTTACCTCAGCAACCCAAGTCAAGTCACTTCAGTTGGTGGATGACAGCTCTGCTTGTCTGCTTCCTTCTTATAATGGCAACTTATATCTTTGTGAAATTTGGAGCCCCCTTTGCCTTTGAGAAG ATTCTTTTTCCAATCATGAAATGGGAAGCAAGTGCCTTTGGCCGTCCAGTATTGGCTCTTGTCCTCGTCGCATCTTTGGCTCTCTTCCCACTCATTTTAGTCCCCTCTGGACCTTCTATGTGGTTAGCAGGAATGATCTTCGGTTATGGCTGGGGTTTCGTGATTATTATTGTTGGGACTACTCTTGGCATGGTTGGGGCATATTGGATCGGCTCATTGTTCCGCGAGCGACTACAT GCATGGTTAAAGAGATGGCCTCAGCAGATAGCTCTAATAAAGCTTGCTGGCGAAGGGAGTTGGTTCCACCAGTTTCGAGTGGTTGCACTATTCAGAGTCTCACCGTTTCCATACTCGATTTTTAACTATGCCGTGGCTGTGACAGAAATCAAATTCAGCCCTTATGTATGTGGTTCAGTTGCCGGAATGACACCTGAGGCATTCATCTATATCTATAG CGGGCGGTTGATACGTACGTTGGCCGATGTGAAGTATGGCAAGCATAAGTTGACTACAGTGGAGATAGTCTACAGCATAATCTCGTTCGTCGCTGCCGCTGCCCTCACGGCCGCCTTCACAGTTTACGCCAAGAAGTCGCTAAACAACATAAAAGGCCCAGATGATATCTCAGAGGACCACCAACCTGCTGCTGGCTCTGCTGGGGTGACTGCACTAAAAAATGGCCATCAGGACGTGCATATCCTGTAG